In a single window of the Hyalangium gracile genome:
- a CDS encoding RNA polymerase sigma factor — translation MLPSLDPRTQHLLRELAPRVLGVVMRRFRDFPAAEDAVQEALIAAAAQWVRDGVPENPRAWLIHVASRRITDHVRAEAARRHREELVVSLVPPEDQIALAADEAGFAERDDTLDLLFMCCHPVLSPSSAIALTLRAVGGLTTFEIAKAFLVPEATMAQRISRAKQSIKASGVPFQAPTAEERAERLGSVMHVLYLIFSEGYTATSGPELQRSDLSGEALRLTRMLHRLVPDDCEVAGLLALMLLTDARRVARTGPSGELIPLDQQDRSLWDRSEIDEGVALLTATLPKGNVGPYQLQAAIAAVHDEAASTEETDWPQILGLYSLLQRMSDNPMVTLNHAIATAMVQGPAAGLELLDALDKDPRMDGHHRLDAVRAHLLERAGDREGAIEHYQRAAARTTSVSERNYLLTHAARLRETPK, via the coding sequence ATGCTCCCGTCCCTGGACCCTCGCACCCAGCACCTGTTGCGCGAGCTCGCGCCGCGGGTGCTGGGCGTCGTCATGCGGCGGTTCCGCGACTTCCCGGCCGCGGAGGACGCGGTCCAGGAGGCCCTCATCGCGGCGGCGGCGCAGTGGGTGCGGGATGGCGTTCCCGAGAACCCGCGCGCCTGGCTGATCCACGTCGCCTCGCGCCGCATCACCGATCATGTCCGCGCGGAGGCTGCCCGCCGCCACCGCGAGGAGCTCGTGGTCAGCCTGGTGCCACCGGAGGACCAGATCGCCCTCGCCGCGGACGAGGCGGGCTTCGCGGAGCGGGACGACACCCTGGACCTGCTCTTCATGTGCTGCCACCCGGTGCTCTCGCCCTCGTCGGCGATCGCGCTCACGCTGCGCGCCGTGGGAGGCCTGACGACCTTCGAGATCGCCAAGGCGTTCCTGGTGCCGGAGGCGACCATGGCGCAGCGGATCAGCCGGGCGAAGCAGAGCATCAAGGCCTCGGGGGTGCCCTTCCAGGCGCCCACGGCCGAGGAGCGCGCCGAGCGCCTCGGGTCCGTGATGCACGTGCTGTATCTGATCTTCAGCGAGGGATACACGGCCACGTCGGGCCCGGAGCTCCAGCGCAGCGACCTCTCGGGCGAGGCCCTCCGGCTCACGCGCATGCTCCATCGCCTCGTGCCAGACGACTGCGAGGTGGCGGGGCTCCTCGCGCTCATGCTCCTGACCGACGCGCGACGGGTGGCGCGGACCGGCCCCTCCGGAGAGCTCATTCCGCTCGATCAGCAGGACCGCTCCTTGTGGGACCGGAGCGAGATCGACGAGGGCGTGGCGCTGCTCACCGCGACGCTGCCGAAGGGCAATGTCGGCCCATATCAACTGCAGGCGGCGATCGCGGCGGTGCACGACGAGGCGGCGAGCACCGAGGAGACGGACTGGCCGCAGATCCTCGGGCTGTACAGCCTCCTGCAGCGCATGTCCGACAACCCGATGGTGACGCTCAACCACGCGATCGCCACGGCCATGGTTCAAGGCCCGGCCGCGGGGCTCGAGCTCCTGGACGCGCTCGATAAAGACCCGCGCATGGACGGGCACCATCGCCTCGACGCGGTCCGCGCGCATCTGCTGGAGCGGGCGGGCGACCGCGAGGGCGCCATCGAGCACTACCAACGCGCGGCGGCTCGCACGACGAGCGTGTCCGAGCGGAACTACCTCCTGACGCACGCGGCCCGGCTGCGCGAGACGCCGAAGTGA
- a CDS encoding MFS transporter yields the protein MTSAASAAPSGSSALQVPGYRTFLLTFMLAMMADNIEHVISYWVAFQKFHSAALGGFAVVSHWLPFLVFSVPVGALNDRFDSRRLIQAGMVLFIIASVGWGYFFVTDSLQVWHAMVLLTIHGCAGVLWSTSSQMLLYDIVGPGSLASAVRLNATARYLGILVGPGVGSIIMRTLGPTWGIFVNTVFYLPLLLWLVRAPYGRHFRGVTPGPKRPVRGLADIIQTLRDVRELPVVAGMVMLAGAASFFIGNSYHAQMPGFAHDLGHGDPGLTYTLLLGADAAGALLAGILLETNRGWLRTTPASALRLALLWGGALFTFSLMRAYPVAILVLFLAGFVELSFSSMTQALVQLNAPDTIRGRVLGLFSMSASGLRAFSGVTVGLLGSITNIHMSLAVSALAFMMVAGLLLLRRRKQAA from the coding sequence ATGACCTCCGCTGCAAGCGCGGCCCCCTCGGGTTCGAGCGCGCTCCAAGTCCCGGGCTATCGGACCTTCCTGCTCACGTTCATGTTGGCGATGATGGCCGACAACATCGAGCACGTGATCAGCTACTGGGTCGCGTTCCAGAAGTTCCACTCGGCGGCGCTGGGTGGCTTCGCGGTGGTGTCCCACTGGCTGCCGTTCCTGGTGTTCTCGGTGCCGGTGGGCGCGCTCAATGACCGGTTCGACTCCAGGCGCCTCATCCAGGCCGGGATGGTGCTCTTCATCATCGCCTCGGTGGGCTGGGGGTACTTCTTCGTCACGGACTCGCTACAGGTGTGGCACGCGATGGTCCTGCTGACGATTCACGGCTGCGCCGGCGTCCTGTGGAGCACCTCCAGCCAGATGTTGCTCTACGACATCGTGGGGCCCGGCTCCCTGGCGAGCGCGGTCCGCCTGAACGCCACGGCCCGGTATCTCGGAATCCTGGTGGGTCCCGGCGTGGGCAGCATCATCATGCGGACGCTCGGGCCCACCTGGGGCATCTTCGTCAACACGGTGTTCTATCTGCCCCTGCTGCTCTGGCTGGTGCGCGCGCCCTATGGCCGGCACTTCCGCGGGGTGACGCCAGGCCCCAAGCGCCCTGTCCGAGGCCTGGCCGACATCATCCAGACGCTGCGTGACGTACGCGAGCTGCCCGTGGTCGCGGGCATGGTGATGCTCGCGGGGGCGGCGTCCTTCTTCATCGGCAACAGCTACCACGCGCAGATGCCGGGCTTCGCCCATGACCTGGGCCATGGAGACCCGGGCCTGACCTACACGCTCCTGCTGGGAGCGGACGCGGCCGGCGCCCTGCTCGCGGGCATCCTGCTCGAGACGAACAGGGGCTGGCTGCGGACGACGCCCGCTTCCGCGCTGAGGCTGGCCTTGCTGTGGGGCGGCGCGCTCTTCACGTTCTCGCTGATGCGCGCGTACCCGGTGGCCATCCTCGTGCTCTTCCTGGCCGGCTTCGTCGAGCTCTCCTTCAGCAGCATGACGCAGGCGCTCGTGCAGCTGAACGCGCCGGACACCATCCGTGGCCGCGTGCTGGGGCTCTTCAGCATGTCGGCCTCCGGCCTGCGGGCCTTCAGCGGAGTGACCGTCGGGCTCCTGGGGAGCATCACCAACATCCACATGTCGCTCGCGGTGTCCGCACTGGCCTTCATGATGGTAGCCGGCCTGCTGCTGCTCCGTCGGCGCAAGCAGGCCGCATAG
- a CDS encoding YciI family protein, producing the protein MKYMLMMNTPGGGPYQVARWPEQDLKAHIAFMKNFAQKLGQSGELVAAEGLAGPDQAKRVRAGKDGKPITDGVFPESKEFLAGFWIVDVDSPERAYEIAAQASAAPGPGGVPLNLEIEVRQVMSAPPVDVP; encoded by the coding sequence ATGAAGTACATGCTGATGATGAACACCCCGGGTGGAGGTCCCTACCAGGTCGCCCGGTGGCCGGAGCAGGACCTCAAGGCGCATATCGCCTTCATGAAGAACTTCGCGCAGAAGCTCGGCCAGTCGGGAGAGCTGGTGGCGGCCGAGGGGTTGGCCGGCCCCGACCAGGCGAAGCGCGTGCGCGCCGGCAAGGACGGCAAGCCCATCACCGACGGCGTGTTCCCCGAGTCGAAGGAGTTCCTCGCCGGGTTCTGGATCGTGGATGTCGACAGCCCCGAGCGCGCCTATGAGATCGCCGCGCAGGCCTCCGCCGCGCCTGGCCCTGGTGGCGTGCCCCTCAACCTGGAGATCGAGGTGCGGCAGGTGATGAGCGCGCCCCCTGTCGACGTGCCCTGA
- a CDS encoding GTP pyrophosphokinase produces the protein MLKQDLLDAYVSRHPTFEAMGRALHTHLQGVLERGGVNVHGVSHRVKAPASLARKLARPDKIYQRLDDLTDLVGLRIITFFEDSIEQVARLIEEHFRVDIDRSVDKRLRQDPNSFGYRSLHYICHPPKELVEQHPEWDWPFEIQIRTILQHAWAEIEHDLGYKSPESVPLPIRRRFSRLAGLLEIADSEFVELRRFMEDYARNVRQPVQLERDTLELDTVSLQSLAESGPVAELDLVLANRLGRPVGSAHFFPEYVIRMLRAVQLDRPARILQRLETFSPRLLTFAERYFRFTTEAWGFSGEHLDSVQRGYSLVLLSHWQALFEAELELHRVERMKGFYQQLDYPDDEAEARRIARLFVKCFADWRGHSPT, from the coding sequence ATGCTCAAGCAGGACCTGCTGGACGCCTATGTGAGCCGTCACCCGACCTTCGAGGCCATGGGCCGGGCGCTGCACACCCATCTCCAGGGAGTGCTCGAGCGGGGCGGCGTGAACGTCCATGGCGTCAGCCACCGGGTGAAGGCGCCCGCCAGCCTGGCCCGGAAGCTGGCCCGGCCCGACAAGATCTACCAGCGCCTGGATGACCTCACCGACCTGGTGGGGCTGCGGATCATCACCTTCTTCGAGGACTCCATCGAGCAAGTGGCCCGGCTCATCGAGGAGCACTTCCGCGTCGACATCGACCGCTCGGTGGACAAGCGGCTGCGCCAGGATCCGAACAGCTTCGGCTACCGCTCGCTGCACTACATCTGCCATCCGCCCAAGGAGCTGGTCGAGCAGCACCCCGAGTGGGACTGGCCCTTCGAGATCCAGATCCGCACCATCCTCCAGCACGCCTGGGCCGAGATCGAGCATGACCTCGGCTACAAGTCGCCGGAGTCCGTCCCGCTGCCCATCCGGCGTCGGTTCTCGCGCCTGGCGGGGCTGCTGGAGATCGCCGACAGCGAGTTCGTCGAGCTGAGGCGCTTCATGGAGGACTACGCCCGCAACGTGCGCCAGCCGGTGCAGCTGGAGCGAGACACGCTGGAGCTGGACACGGTGTCCCTGCAGTCGCTGGCGGAGTCAGGCCCGGTGGCGGAGCTGGACCTGGTGCTGGCGAACCGGCTGGGCCGGCCGGTGGGCTCCGCGCACTTCTTCCCGGAGTACGTGATTCGGATGCTGCGCGCGGTGCAGCTGGACCGGCCGGCACGCATCCTCCAGCGGCTGGAGACGTTCAGCCCGCGGCTGCTCACCTTCGCCGAGCGCTACTTCCGCTTCACCACCGAGGCCTGGGGCTTCAGCGGCGAGCACCTCGACAGCGTGCAGCGGGGCTACAGCCTGGTGCTCCTGTCCCACTGGCAGGCGCTCTTCGAGGCGGAGCTGGAGCTGCACCGGGTAGAGCGGATGAAGGGCTTCTACCAGCAGCTCGACTACCCGGATGACGAGGCGGAGGCGCGCCGCATCGCCCGGCTCTTCGTCAAGTGCTTCGCCGACTGGCGAGGCCACTCCCCCACGTAG
- a CDS encoding alpha/beta hydrolase has translation MNGTSSRVAFRSAFLLGLVVGPITLLLLVAAIDLGASVSGWGYVVGACFTSAGLLSMPWRRRRGLTRVGLSLLLLVASARLLFASGHGMDTLHLPGEGQRLVNRLVSERDGTLVAAHLLVLSGQLPRSDSRDFLPALQDGFDRVDAAEGAFATPAVATWLGLQSSESFDAIVIPPEDDKATDVAFVALHGYAGNFAVYCWQFARAARAISAVTVCPSVGPKGDWWSRQGEETLERTLEWLAERGIRRVYLAGLSNGGVGASVLAKRVSHPELELRGLVLVSGTSPRASPPRIPMLLVQGRRDSMMPAHLMRAYARQAGSLATYFEVNSGHFAFLDRYKESEQAIASWLLERERVARAPRAAVTGSPKTTTPRSL, from the coding sequence ATGAACGGCACTTCCTCTCGAGTGGCATTCAGGAGCGCGTTTCTCCTGGGCCTCGTCGTCGGTCCCATCACCCTCCTCCTGCTCGTGGCGGCGATCGACCTCGGAGCTTCGGTGTCGGGCTGGGGCTACGTCGTGGGCGCGTGCTTCACCTCGGCCGGGCTGCTCTCGATGCCCTGGCGCCGGCGGCGAGGACTGACGCGCGTGGGCCTGAGCCTCCTGCTCCTCGTCGCGAGCGCCCGGCTGCTCTTCGCCAGCGGCCATGGCATGGACACCCTCCACTTGCCGGGCGAGGGCCAGCGGCTCGTCAACCGCCTCGTCTCGGAGCGGGATGGAACGCTGGTCGCGGCGCACCTGCTCGTCCTCAGTGGCCAGCTTCCCCGCTCGGACTCGCGCGACTTCCTCCCCGCGCTCCAAGACGGCTTCGATCGGGTGGACGCGGCGGAGGGCGCCTTCGCCACTCCCGCCGTCGCGACGTGGCTCGGGCTCCAGTCGTCCGAGTCCTTCGACGCCATCGTCATTCCACCGGAGGACGACAAGGCCACCGACGTCGCCTTCGTGGCGCTCCATGGCTACGCGGGCAACTTCGCCGTGTACTGCTGGCAGTTCGCGCGCGCCGCCCGCGCCATCTCCGCTGTCACCGTCTGCCCCTCCGTGGGGCCCAAGGGCGATTGGTGGTCACGGCAAGGTGAGGAGACCCTGGAGCGCACCCTCGAGTGGCTCGCTGAGCGAGGCATCCGCAGGGTGTACCTCGCGGGCCTCTCCAACGGCGGCGTGGGCGCGAGCGTGCTCGCGAAGCGAGTGTCCCACCCGGAGCTCGAGCTCCGAGGACTCGTGCTCGTCTCCGGCACCTCTCCGCGAGCATCGCCGCCACGCATCCCCATGCTCCTCGTCCAGGGCCGGCGGGACTCGATGATGCCCGCGCACCTGATGCGGGCCTACGCGCGGCAGGCGGGCTCGCTCGCCACCTACTTCGAGGTCAACAGCGGACACTTCGCATTCCTCGATCGCTACAAGGAATCCGAGCAGGCCATCGCCTCGTGGCTCCTCGAGAGAGAGCGAGTGGCACGAGCCCCCAGAGCCGCCGTCACGGGCTCACCCAAAACCACTACCCCTCGTTCTCTCTAG
- the cglD gene encoding adventurous gliding motility lipoprotein CglD produces the protein MKMQRLLHAALLASVLVTAIACPGDSEPDDPPDSGPTPLPTDPNDPNNYTKDTDCDGLSDKVEFETDRPNGKTHPGLKDTDQDGLPDGLEVGVDTPVSGTSCELPKDASAVLKTDPNLKDTDGDGLLDGVEDKNTNGKADSDETHPLLKDTDCDGLIDGPTAGGFKGEDQNANGTKDSGETDPRKSDTDGDGLLDGIELGVTVNPDPSTCTGFKPDANPNTTTDADNADSDGDGVSDGAEDTNQNGTVDSGELNPEDSGDASGPVGQVCTANNLRPVSFKSESGADIKIALPPTFADADVTPIMVGSEARGLVGYDSTNKVAFLAFRRPAPAAATDALSDEAELRPAIAGRGALSNRTAQRFRTWDDNDALQAFYDQAGTGVDLKTRTNDLVGALLPGSTGRLNGTAGVTGNFRLQSLFVHRSAQSVVVLIALTQLTTTNPVAVFSAKDLSDGSALAQFGEPTAVQCERFQLATSKVDFLFVVDDSGSMESSQAALGIAADAAVAALSASSLDWRMAMVTSTYHYTAGNNSGALRHFTSNLNKVKAWLTPGSTCSSGVCSVVPNNPAPTCPGGTSQGVNGGCYIGIDGSGTEGVLGAARKAIKDFTQGAPAGVEVPDKARTDASLVVVILADADDQTSGETSGSQNCAGNVDREGTGCENVQNFVNFFGRVGSTTPPTNSTQKLITVHGIVCPAGSACGCTTSPCTLTNNTREFNPQPANGTQRHVTVVNASGGVLGSILDQNSITASMNAIISNAIGNAGYKTLKPPIGASIKVAVDNVRDAAACTKDNIPRSTVNGFDFDGRARTISLFGACRPASQTSQAAVSYQYWINSVSDPNGGVPCEDDPNYSPTEPDHCTGPTLGCNEAGNQCVCKPRCGDTCGGGTQCDMTTCSCEVIIG, from the coding sequence ATGAAGATGCAACGACTGCTTCACGCCGCACTGCTCGCATCGGTCCTGGTGACCGCGATCGCGTGCCCTGGTGATTCCGAGCCCGACGATCCCCCTGATTCGGGACCGACGCCGCTGCCCACGGATCCCAATGATCCGAACAACTACACCAAGGACACGGACTGCGACGGTCTGAGTGACAAGGTCGAGTTCGAGACGGACCGGCCCAACGGCAAGACCCACCCTGGCTTGAAGGACACGGATCAGGATGGCCTGCCGGATGGGCTCGAGGTCGGCGTCGACACTCCGGTCTCCGGCACGAGCTGCGAGCTGCCGAAGGACGCGAGCGCCGTGCTGAAGACGGACCCGAACCTCAAGGACACGGATGGCGACGGCCTGCTGGACGGCGTGGAGGACAAGAACACGAACGGCAAGGCGGACAGTGACGAGACGCACCCGCTGCTGAAGGACACGGACTGCGACGGCCTCATCGACGGGCCCACTGCGGGCGGCTTCAAGGGCGAGGACCAGAACGCCAACGGCACCAAGGACAGCGGAGAGACCGACCCGCGCAAGTCGGACACGGATGGCGATGGCCTCCTGGACGGCATCGAGCTGGGCGTCACCGTCAACCCCGATCCGTCCACCTGCACTGGCTTCAAGCCGGACGCCAATCCGAACACGACCACGGACGCGGACAACGCGGACTCCGATGGGGACGGCGTGAGTGACGGCGCCGAGGACACCAACCAGAATGGCACTGTCGACAGCGGCGAGCTGAATCCCGAGGACAGCGGTGATGCGTCGGGCCCGGTGGGTCAGGTGTGCACCGCGAACAACCTGCGCCCCGTCTCGTTCAAGTCGGAGAGCGGCGCGGACATCAAGATCGCGCTGCCGCCGACCTTCGCCGACGCGGACGTGACCCCGATCATGGTGGGCAGCGAGGCGCGGGGCCTGGTCGGCTACGACAGCACCAACAAGGTTGCCTTCCTTGCCTTCCGCCGTCCGGCGCCCGCGGCTGCCACCGATGCGCTCAGTGACGAGGCGGAGCTGCGGCCTGCCATCGCGGGCAGGGGCGCGCTCAGCAACCGCACCGCCCAGCGGTTCCGGACCTGGGATGACAACGATGCCTTGCAGGCCTTCTATGACCAGGCCGGCACGGGCGTGGACCTGAAGACTCGCACCAATGACCTCGTGGGGGCACTGCTGCCCGGCAGCACGGGTCGCCTGAACGGCACGGCGGGCGTCACGGGCAACTTCCGCCTGCAGTCGCTCTTCGTCCACCGCTCGGCCCAGAGCGTGGTGGTGCTCATCGCGCTGACGCAGCTGACGACCACCAACCCCGTGGCGGTCTTCTCCGCCAAGGATCTGTCGGATGGCTCCGCGCTGGCCCAGTTCGGTGAGCCCACGGCCGTCCAGTGCGAGCGCTTCCAGCTCGCCACGTCGAAGGTGGACTTCCTCTTCGTGGTGGATGACAGCGGCTCGATGGAGAGCTCTCAGGCCGCGCTGGGTATCGCCGCCGATGCCGCCGTGGCGGCGCTCAGCGCCTCGTCGTTGGACTGGCGCATGGCGATGGTCACCTCCACCTACCACTACACGGCTGGCAACAACTCGGGTGCCCTGCGGCATTTCACCAGCAACCTGAACAAGGTGAAGGCATGGCTCACGCCGGGCAGCACGTGTAGCAGCGGTGTCTGCAGCGTGGTGCCCAACAATCCGGCTCCCACCTGCCCTGGGGGTACCTCTCAGGGCGTGAATGGCGGGTGCTACATCGGGATCGACGGCAGCGGCACGGAGGGTGTGCTGGGCGCGGCCCGCAAGGCCATCAAGGACTTCACTCAGGGGGCCCCAGCGGGTGTCGAGGTGCCCGACAAGGCACGCACTGACGCCAGCCTCGTGGTTGTCATCCTCGCGGATGCGGATGACCAGACCAGCGGTGAGACCTCCGGTTCGCAGAACTGCGCGGGCAACGTCGACAGGGAAGGGACTGGCTGCGAGAACGTCCAGAACTTCGTCAACTTCTTCGGCCGCGTCGGGTCCACGACGCCTCCGACCAACAGCACGCAGAAGCTCATCACCGTGCACGGCATCGTGTGCCCGGCCGGGAGCGCCTGCGGCTGCACCACGTCGCCGTGTACCTTGACCAACAACACGCGCGAGTTCAACCCGCAGCCGGCCAACGGGACGCAGCGTCACGTGACGGTGGTCAACGCCTCGGGTGGCGTGCTCGGCTCCATCCTCGACCAGAACTCCATCACTGCGTCGATGAACGCGATCATCTCCAACGCCATCGGCAACGCGGGCTACAAGACGCTCAAGCCGCCGATTGGCGCCTCGATCAAGGTGGCCGTGGACAACGTGCGTGACGCGGCGGCCTGCACGAAGGACAACATCCCGCGCAGCACCGTCAACGGCTTCGACTTCGACGGCCGCGCCCGCACCATCTCGCTCTTCGGCGCGTGCCGCCCGGCGAGCCAGACGTCCCAGGCCGCGGTGTCGTACCAGTACTGGATCAACTCGGTGAGCGATCCCAACGGCGGCGTGCCGTGCGAGGACGACCCGAACTACAGCCCCACCGAGCCCGACCACTGCACCGGCCCGACGCTGGGCTGCAATGAGGCGGGCAACCAGTGTGTCTGCAAGCCGCGCTGCGGTGATACCTGCGGCGGCGGCACGCAGTGCGACATGACCACCTGCTCGTGTGAGGTCATCATCGGCTAG